One region of Candidatus Saccharibacteria bacterium genomic DNA includes:
- a CDS encoding alpha amylase C-terminal domain-containing protein → MQHQVKKNLGVTGHGESTQFRLWAPFATSVTLAGTVNDGQRVDMASEGDGYWSVSIKGVVPGQNYVYLITTPDGRTLTRNDPRAQQLTTSDSGASVIVDPNFDWQGDDFSPVPPKQQVIYELHIGTFNRPDAATIGTFEDAIDKLDYLKGLGVNVVELMPVTSMAHGYGWGYAPNHIFSVENAYGGRHGLLTFVRECHKQGIAVILDVVYNHFSGKTDLWQFDGWSENQRGGIYFYNDSRGDTPWGGRPDYGRPEVRQFFLDNAAMWLNEYHLDGLRVDSTIYMRNTEGHDNDPAHDISHAWYLLQDINELAHKIKPSAIMIAEDCANSAYLTKPRSENGCGFDAQWELGFPHALRDALGLRGGRTLAGVRYELERRYNGAAFEKVVFSDSHDTAANGSVRLNEAASSGDAADIHAREKSLLADAVMLTAPGIPMLLQGQEFLQEGSFNDWQELEWGKAERYSGIVLAHRHLIDLRLNRHNNTAGLLGQSTAVFHQDDNNGVLGYHRWNQGGAGDDVLIIVNFGDQAHNIYQLQLPVHGTWQVRFNSTWKGYSPDFHEVDVASIMTEGSNLATISLPPYCVLILSQDE, encoded by the coding sequence ATGCAGCATCAGGTAAAGAAAAATTTGGGCGTGACTGGGCACGGGGAAAGTACGCAGTTTCGGCTGTGGGCGCCGTTTGCCACCAGCGTTACCCTAGCGGGCACTGTCAACGACGGCCAACGCGTCGATATGGCCAGCGAGGGCGATGGCTATTGGTCAGTAAGTATCAAAGGGGTCGTACCCGGCCAAAACTATGTCTACCTCATTACGACACCAGACGGCCGCACACTCACGCGTAACGACCCTCGAGCGCAGCAACTTACAACATCTGACAGCGGCGCTTCCGTCATCGTTGATCCAAATTTTGATTGGCAAGGCGATGATTTCTCGCCAGTACCACCCAAGCAACAGGTCATATATGAACTTCACATTGGCACTTTCAACCGACCAGATGCCGCAACAATTGGTACATTCGAAGACGCAATCGATAAGCTTGATTACCTGAAAGGGCTCGGCGTTAACGTCGTAGAACTTATGCCCGTCACCAGCATGGCGCACGGCTACGGTTGGGGGTATGCCCCAAACCACATTTTTTCAGTCGAAAACGCCTACGGCGGACGGCATGGCTTACTAACGTTTGTACGAGAGTGCCACAAACAGGGCATCGCAGTCATTCTGGACGTTGTTTACAACCACTTCTCAGGTAAAACTGACCTCTGGCAATTCGACGGGTGGAGTGAAAACCAACGGGGAGGCATATACTTCTATAACGATTCCCGAGGCGATACGCCGTGGGGTGGACGCCCAGATTATGGCCGCCCGGAAGTCCGCCAGTTTTTCCTTGATAACGCTGCCATGTGGCTAAACGAATATCATCTCGATGGACTGCGCGTCGATAGTACAATTTACATGCGCAACACCGAAGGCCACGATAACGACCCGGCACACGATATATCTCACGCGTGGTACTTGCTGCAAGACATAAACGAACTCGCTCACAAAATCAAACCATCGGCCATTATGATCGCCGAAGACTGTGCCAATAGCGCGTACCTTACCAAACCGCGTAGTGAAAACGGCTGCGGATTTGATGCGCAGTGGGAGCTTGGATTCCCGCATGCACTGCGTGATGCGTTGGGACTACGCGGCGGCCGCACACTGGCGGGGGTACGCTACGAACTCGAACGTCGCTACAACGGCGCTGCTTTTGAGAAAGTTGTTTTTAGCGATTCGCATGACACCGCCGCCAACGGTTCGGTTCGACTAAATGAAGCCGCCAGTTCGGGCGATGCTGCCGACATCCATGCGCGCGAAAAATCGCTGCTGGCCGACGCCGTTATGCTAACCGCTCCCGGCATACCTATGCTTTTGCAGGGTCAGGAGTTTTTGCAAGAAGGCAGCTTCAATGACTGGCAGGAGCTAGAATGGGGCAAAGCCGAAAGATATAGCGGAATAGTGCTCGCACACCGCCACCTCATAGACCTACGGCTCAACCGGCACAACAATACCGCCGGGCTGCTTGGCCAAAGCACAGCCGTCTTTCACCAGGATGACAACAACGGCGTTTTAGGCTACCATCGCTGGAACCAAGGCGGTGCAGGCGACGACGTCCTCATTATCGTCAATTTCGGCGACCAAGCCCACAATATCTACCAACTTCAGCTGCCGGTGCACGGCACTTGGCAAGTACGATTCAACAGTACCTGGAAAGGTTACAGCCCCGACTTCCACGAAGTCGATGTTGCGAGCATTATGACTGAGGGTAGCAACCTTGCCACTATTTCACTTCCTCCGTACTGCGTCCTCATCCTCTCCCAGGACGAGTAG
- a CDS encoding phosphoribosylformylglycinamidine cyclo-ligase, which yields MANNPTTYAQTGVDYSAMDPVKVLAQKAALSTAQNHARFGATEVGASRGESAYVWEEKDAYRALVIEGLGTKNLVADAMRKTTGKTYYDSLAQDTVAMIVNDLIVVGALPQVVNAYFALGDGAWMNDRKRATDLVTGWAGACNAIGAAWGGGETPALKGIINPDTIDLGGSAVGIINPKENLVLGDKLADGDEIILVESSGIHANGISFVRHLYEKTPQLYETTLSNGKLFGEAILTPTLLYVPLVRDVLEAGVVPHYMVNVTGHGWRKLMRANAAFTYEIETILEPQPEFLHMQAESRVDDSEMYGNFNMGVGFVLYVAPQDTDSVLAAAKRNGVKAIRGGKVKRGKKQVIIKPKNLTFSAETLEVR from the coding sequence ATGGCAAACAATCCAACAACCTATGCACAGACTGGTGTGGATTACAGCGCGATGGATCCGGTGAAGGTGCTAGCGCAAAAAGCTGCGCTGTCGACAGCTCAAAATCATGCACGTTTCGGCGCTACTGAAGTCGGTGCGAGCCGAGGAGAATCGGCCTATGTTTGGGAAGAAAAAGATGCATACCGTGCACTTGTCATAGAAGGACTCGGTACTAAGAATCTCGTGGCAGACGCAATGCGTAAAACCACCGGAAAAACTTACTATGACTCACTCGCCCAAGACACGGTAGCAATGATTGTCAATGACCTAATTGTCGTTGGGGCCTTGCCGCAGGTTGTAAATGCTTACTTTGCTCTCGGTGACGGCGCTTGGATGAACGACCGTAAGCGAGCTACCGATCTTGTGACTGGCTGGGCAGGGGCTTGTAATGCAATTGGTGCAGCGTGGGGGGGCGGTGAAACACCAGCGCTTAAAGGCATCATTAACCCAGACACAATTGATTTGGGAGGTTCGGCCGTAGGAATAATTAACCCAAAAGAAAATCTCGTTCTTGGAGATAAGCTAGCTGACGGTGACGAAATTATTCTAGTAGAAAGTAGTGGTATACACGCCAATGGTATTTCATTTGTGCGGCATTTATACGAAAAAACCCCCCAACTCTATGAAACAACACTATCCAACGGGAAACTATTTGGTGAGGCAATCTTAACCCCTACACTACTGTATGTACCTCTCGTCCGTGATGTACTCGAGGCGGGCGTTGTTCCTCACTACATGGTAAACGTCACCGGTCATGGCTGGCGCAAGCTAATGCGTGCCAACGCGGCTTTTACCTACGAAATCGAAACCATACTGGAGCCCCAACCAGAATTTCTACACATGCAAGCCGAGTCCCGTGTTGATGACAGCGAAATGTACGGCAATTTCAACATGGGCGTCGGGTTTGTGCTGTATGTTGCGCCACAGGACACCGACTCGGTTCTCGCAGCCGCTAAGCGTAATGGGGTAAAAGCCATCAGGGGTGGAAAAGTCAAACGAGGTAAGAAGCAGGTGATTATCAAGCCAAAGAATCTAACATTTTCAGCAGAAACCTTGGAGGTGCGCTAA
- a CDS encoding thioredoxin domain-containing protein, with product MKRLLIISLAISTVGLGLFLAFRSDDLPQNTSKNSADLKTTQSQKTNEQPVGGTTELVIGNADAAITIVEYGDYKCPKCNDFHQKAGKDIRREWVDTGKAKIIYRPYPLFGEDSGLALYASFCAAEQGKFAAYHDKMFAYMWGNYFSKGDLDATTAKLFTPEKLGELAHGAGLSGTEFTTCAGGQSHADAYNTAVDKAAGDEVQGTPTLIIGGQKIIGSQPYNIYKALLQIQ from the coding sequence ATGAAACGTCTGCTAATTATATCCCTTGCAATCTCGACCGTCGGACTTGGACTGTTTTTGGCGTTTCGTTCTGACGATCTTCCTCAGAACACCTCGAAAAACTCAGCAGATTTAAAAACTACCCAGTCGCAAAAGACAAACGAACAGCCCGTAGGTGGTACCACTGAGCTAGTTATTGGAAATGCAGATGCAGCGATTACCATTGTCGAATATGGTGACTACAAATGTCCAAAGTGCAATGATTTTCACCAGAAAGCAGGCAAAGACATACGTCGAGAATGGGTCGACACTGGAAAGGCAAAAATTATCTACCGGCCATATCCACTTTTTGGCGAAGACTCCGGACTAGCGCTGTACGCTTCATTCTGCGCCGCAGAGCAGGGTAAATTTGCTGCCTACCACGACAAAATGTTTGCATACATGTGGGGCAATTACTTTAGTAAAGGTGATCTAGATGCCACCACCGCAAAACTATTCACCCCCGAAAAGCTCGGTGAGTTGGCTCACGGAGCAGGTTTAAGTGGCACTGAATTTACAACCTGCGCCGGTGGGCAATCTCATGCCGACGCGTACAACACAGCTGTCGACAAGGCGGCTGGTGACGAGGTACAGGGCACGCCAACGCTTATCATCGGTGGCCAAAAAATTATCGGCTCGCAACCCTACAATATCTATAAGGCTCTGTTGCAAATTCAATGA
- a CDS encoding four helix bundle protein yields MNHEAGKKSIRSFTDLDTRKEGHKLVILIYTTTKTFPVNEQFGLTSQIRRAAVSVTSNIAEGFSRPSYPDKAHFFSMAHGSLTELQNQLLVSRDVGYITADDFKILAKQSVITHKLLTGLLKTTRQYNKLHDS; encoded by the coding sequence ATGAATCATGAAGCAGGTAAAAAAAGCATTAGGAGCTTTACTGACTTAGACACCCGGAAAGAAGGTCATAAATTAGTAATTCTCATTTACACTACGACAAAAACGTTTCCTGTCAACGAGCAATTTGGGCTAACCAGCCAGATTCGCCGAGCGGCTGTCTCGGTGACATCAAATATTGCTGAGGGTTTTTCAAGACCATCCTACCCTGATAAAGCACATTTTTTTTCAATGGCTCACGGTTCGCTTACTGAGCTACAAAATCAACTTTTAGTTAGTCGAGACGTTGGCTATATTACAGCCGATGATTTTAAAATACTTGCTAAGCAATCAGTAATAACCCACAAGCTACTAACTGGCCTACTAAAAACTACCCGGCAGTACAACAAATTACATGATTCATAA
- the purL gene encoding phosphoribosylformylglycinamidine synthase, translating into MQIYKGVNAISDFRAKNLLKQLQSVDKHIGSVTAEYVHFINGDKKLSSHEDKELSKLLAYDTPYNGARSGELFLVTPRPGTISPWSSKATDIGHNAGLSSIKRIERGTAYYIESSRPIERGTIEPLLHDRMTEAVLDSLSSAKALFAEPSPKPLIIVNVLEGGKNALEKANTEQGLALSADEIEYLVAAYTELGRNPSDAELMMFGQVNSEHCRHKIFNADWVIDGKPQPKSLFKMIRNTFERGGEDVLSAYSDNAAVIAGPVADRFFPNPETHEYGYSKEPIHTVIKVETHNHPTAIAPFPGAATGTGGEIRDEGATGRGAKPKMGLAGFSVSNLNLPGAGQPWEKPYGKPSRITSPLGIMIDAPLGGAAFANEFGRPNLAGYFRTFEQHDGQSVRGYHKPIMIAGGLGNIRDQHVQKGKLKAGDKIIILGGPAMLIGLGGGAASSMQTGASSADLDFASVQRGNGEMERRAQEVIDTCWASSENPIVMIHDIGAGGYCNAVPELVHDAGLGAEVELRNIDNADPGMSPMEIWCNEAQERYVIGLREADVERFASICKRERCPFTVIGTATDKDRLVVHDNLLDNDTVDLPMSTLFGKPPKMTRTYTSVLAQTASFNTANIDIEEAVERVLHVPAVGSKKFLITIGDRTVTGLITRDQMVGPWQVPVSDVAVSAVGFTSNHGEAMTMGERTPLAVSNAPASGRMAVAETITNMLAADVKKLSDIKLSANWMAAAGQGSEDQALYDTVHILGEDFCPALGLTIPVGKDSLSMRSTWTDGKEAKSVTSPLSLIITGFSPVTNVTKTLTPQLDTTTDSLLMFVDLSGGQTRMGGSALAQAYNQTGDKTPDADPTLLKSFFNSLTKLKADGKILAYHDRSDGGILTTLCEMAFASRCGLDIKIAALPGETIEKLFNEELGVVIQVKSTDEKTVSRVFGDSAYTIGKPTKTQDIVFSDGQKIVYKSTRAQLEQWWAETSYLIQKLRDNPACADQEYALINHDNNPGLNPLLKLRDKSYELRVAALRQQTNEGTPLTERAHTASEQRAGERRLLSSEAKKTPQEGQASLQKDKKRYINRPQIAILREQGVNGQIEMAAAFNRAGFLAVDVHLNDLITGTTKLDDFSGLVACGGFSYGDVLGAGGGWAKTILFDPKLRAQFKAFFERPNTFSLGVCNGCQMLSELKELIPGADNWPRFLQNRSERFEARLPQIRLNESPSIFFKGMAGSVLPIPVAHGEGYAAFASKQEQQSAVKSCLVSAQFVDDNHKPTEVYPTNPNGSPEGITALTTPDGRATIMMPHPERAFMTRQLSWHPSDWPEDSPWLQMFVNAHDWVTDRNHEA; encoded by the coding sequence ATGCAGATATACAAAGGGGTCAACGCAATATCGGATTTCCGTGCGAAAAATTTGCTCAAACAGTTGCAGTCAGTCGACAAACACATAGGCAGTGTTACCGCAGAGTATGTACACTTCATAAACGGCGATAAAAAGCTTTCGTCACATGAAGACAAAGAGCTCAGTAAGCTCCTAGCCTACGACACCCCGTACAACGGCGCAAGAAGCGGCGAACTATTTTTGGTAACACCTCGGCCAGGTACAATATCTCCCTGGTCATCAAAGGCAACCGACATTGGACACAATGCTGGTCTATCTAGTATCAAACGAATTGAGCGAGGAACGGCTTATTATATCGAATCGTCTCGGCCAATCGAGCGCGGGACAATCGAACCACTACTCCATGACCGCATGACCGAGGCTGTTCTAGACTCACTGAGTTCGGCCAAGGCACTTTTTGCCGAACCATCACCGAAGCCACTCATTATCGTCAATGTGCTTGAGGGTGGCAAAAACGCGCTAGAAAAGGCAAACACAGAGCAGGGGCTTGCCCTCAGTGCCGATGAAATTGAATATCTTGTTGCCGCCTACACCGAACTTGGCCGTAACCCCTCTGACGCCGAACTCATGATGTTCGGCCAAGTCAACAGCGAACACTGTCGCCACAAAATATTCAATGCCGACTGGGTTATAGACGGTAAGCCGCAGCCAAAAAGTTTATTCAAAATGATCCGTAACACGTTTGAGCGTGGCGGCGAAGACGTGCTCAGTGCATATTCAGATAACGCCGCCGTAATCGCTGGTCCTGTCGCTGATCGCTTTTTCCCAAACCCAGAAACGCATGAATATGGTTACAGCAAAGAACCGATTCATACTGTTATAAAAGTTGAGACACATAATCACCCGACTGCCATTGCACCGTTTCCGGGCGCAGCCACCGGTACTGGCGGTGAAATCCGGGACGAGGGCGCCACCGGTCGCGGCGCCAAACCCAAGATGGGACTGGCCGGATTCAGCGTATCAAATTTGAACTTGCCTGGCGCAGGACAACCTTGGGAAAAACCATACGGAAAACCAAGCAGGATTACCTCACCGCTGGGCATTATGATAGACGCTCCTTTAGGCGGCGCGGCGTTCGCTAACGAATTTGGTCGCCCAAACCTAGCTGGCTACTTCCGTACCTTTGAGCAACACGATGGTCAAAGCGTACGCGGCTATCATAAACCGATCATGATTGCCGGCGGTCTGGGGAACATCCGCGACCAGCACGTTCAAAAAGGCAAGCTAAAAGCCGGCGACAAAATTATCATCCTCGGTGGGCCAGCTATGCTCATTGGTCTCGGCGGCGGCGCAGCCAGCAGCATGCAAACCGGCGCAAGCAGCGCGGATCTCGACTTTGCATCAGTCCAGCGAGGAAACGGCGAAATGGAACGCCGCGCGCAGGAAGTCATTGACACGTGCTGGGCGAGTAGCGAAAACCCCATCGTCATGATTCACGACATTGGTGCCGGCGGTTACTGTAACGCCGTGCCGGAGCTTGTGCATGACGCCGGCCTAGGAGCAGAGGTTGAACTACGAAATATCGACAATGCCGACCCGGGTATGTCGCCTATGGAAATCTGGTGCAACGAGGCCCAGGAACGCTACGTCATAGGACTAAGGGAAGCAGACGTTGAGCGTTTCGCGAGTATATGCAAACGAGAACGATGTCCATTCACCGTCATTGGTACTGCGACAGACAAAGATCGACTTGTCGTGCATGATAATCTACTCGACAACGACACCGTAGACCTACCCATGAGTACACTCTTTGGAAAACCTCCCAAAATGACACGCACCTATACATCTGTATTGGCTCAGACAGCTTCATTCAATACTGCAAATATTGACATTGAAGAGGCCGTAGAGCGCGTGCTTCACGTACCCGCTGTTGGTAGCAAAAAGTTCCTCATAACCATCGGCGACCGTACCGTCACCGGCCTAATTACCCGTGATCAAATGGTTGGACCATGGCAGGTGCCTGTTAGTGACGTAGCCGTTTCTGCCGTTGGGTTTACGAGCAATCATGGTGAGGCAATGACCATGGGCGAACGCACGCCGCTGGCTGTTTCCAACGCACCGGCCTCCGGCCGTATGGCTGTCGCCGAAACCATCACAAACATGCTGGCTGCCGACGTCAAAAAACTATCAGACATAAAACTATCAGCCAACTGGATGGCGGCGGCCGGACAAGGTAGTGAAGACCAAGCCCTCTACGATACTGTCCACATACTCGGCGAAGATTTTTGCCCGGCGCTTGGCTTGACTATTCCTGTCGGCAAAGATTCCCTGAGCATGCGTTCAACTTGGACTGATGGCAAAGAAGCAAAATCAGTTACATCACCACTTAGCCTCATTATAACCGGCTTTAGCCCAGTGACTAACGTCACCAAAACACTAACGCCTCAGCTCGACACCACTACCGATTCGCTGCTCATGTTTGTCGATCTTTCCGGTGGGCAGACTCGAATGGGAGGCTCGGCGCTTGCGCAAGCTTACAACCAAACAGGCGACAAAACACCCGATGCTGACCCGACGCTCTTAAAATCCTTCTTTAACTCACTGACAAAATTAAAAGCAGACGGAAAGATTTTGGCATACCACGACCGCTCAGATGGCGGAATACTTACAACTCTATGCGAAATGGCATTTGCAAGCCGTTGCGGACTTGATATAAAAATCGCCGCTCTTCCCGGAGAAACAATTGAAAAACTATTTAACGAAGAGCTCGGCGTAGTCATCCAAGTAAAATCAACAGACGAAAAAACTGTATCCCGGGTTTTTGGCGACTCCGCGTACACAATTGGCAAGCCCACAAAAACGCAAGATATTGTTTTTAGCGATGGGCAGAAAATAGTATACAAAAGTACTCGCGCTCAGCTCGAACAGTGGTGGGCAGAAACCAGTTACCTCATACAAAAATTGCGCGACAACCCCGCCTGCGCCGACCAAGAATACGCTTTGATTAACCATGACAATAACCCCGGGCTAAACCCGCTGCTAAAGTTAAGAGATAAGAGTTATGAGTTAAGAGTAGCGGCATTAAGGCAACAAACAAATGAGGGTACACCGCTGACCGAACGAGCGCACACCGCGAGCGAACAGCGAGCGGGGGAGCGGAGGCTGCTTTCGAGCGAAGCAAAGAAAACACCTCAAGAGGGGCAAGCCTCTCTTCAAAAAGATAAGAAAAGGTATATCAACCGCCCACAAATTGCCATCCTCCGTGAGCAAGGTGTCAACGGTCAAATCGAAATGGCCGCCGCCTTCAACCGCGCCGGCTTTTTAGCCGTAGACGTTCACCTAAACGACCTCATTACTGGCACAACAAAACTCGATGACTTTAGCGGCCTTGTTGCCTGTGGCGGGTTTAGCTACGGTGACGTGCTTGGCGCTGGGGGCGGCTGGGCAAAAACCATCCTCTTTGACCCAAAACTTCGAGCACAGTTCAAAGCATTTTTTGAACGACCAAACACCTTTAGTTTAGGCGTCTGCAATGGCTGCCAAATGCTTTCTGAGCTGAAAGAACTTATACCAGGCGCAGATAACTGGCCACGGTTCCTGCAAAACCGCAGCGAACGATTTGAAGCCCGCTTGCCGCAAATCAGGTTAAACGAATCACCGTCAATCTTTTTCAAGGGTATGGCTGGCTCTGTGTTGCCCATACCGGTCGCACACGGCGAGGGTTATGCGGCGTTTGCGTCAAAGCAGGAGCAGCAATCCGCAGTAAAAAGCTGCCTAGTTTCGGCACAATTCGTCGATGACAACCACAAACCGACAGAAGTCTATCCAACCAACCCAAATGGCTCACCAGAGGGCATCACAGCACTTACCACACCAGACGGTCGCGCCACCATTATGATGCCACACCCCGAGCGTGCTTTCATGACCCGTCAGCTTTCTTGGCACCCCTCCGACTGGCCAGAGGATTCACCATGGCTCCAGATGTTTGTAAACGCCCACGACTGGGTAACGGATAGGAATCATGAAGCATGA